A single Triticum dicoccoides isolate Atlit2015 ecotype Zavitan chromosome 2A, WEW_v2.0, whole genome shotgun sequence DNA region contains:
- the LOC119355011 gene encoding uncharacterized protein LOC119355011 has product MHLLWIWRWRRWMREMGTRPSRWCAWTTSSSTPVAPRRRPSASAAATTPTAPWSTGSSRMSSRPCAGRSAPTRTGCRQGGSAETPCPADGYALNVKMQVEELSKELAGVKRSRKEQRAAAADLELSIGVEGGGRRGICGQRGRILSCGGAASRWGKAAADEGAPDRGEAASDRGGEGRPKRGSGSRLERRRQPPGKDAGDADGGGAWRREGATEKDDDPSDFKAGAVL; this is encoded by the exons ATGCACCTGCTCTGGATCTGGCGATGGAGGCGGTGGATGCGGGAGATGGGGACGAGGCCGTCGCGGTGGTGTGCCTGGACCACATCCTCAAGCACGCCGGTGGCGCCACGGAGGAGGCCGAGCGCATCCGCCGCTGCCACAACGCCGACGGCGCCATGGAGTACTGGCTCGAGCCGGATGAGCTCGCGGCCCTGCGCCGGGAGGTCGGCGCCGACCCGTACTGGGTGCCGCCAGGGTGGAAGCGCGGAGACCCCGTGTCCCGCTGACGGCTACGCGCTCAACGTAAAGATGCAGGTGGAGGAGCTCAGCAAGGAGCTCGCCGGAGTAAAAAG GAGCAGAAAGGAGCAGCGAGCAGCGGCGGCTGACCTCGAGCTCTCGATTGGAGTGGAGGGAGGCGGCCGACGAGGGATCTGCGGCCAGCGGGGAAGGATCCTGAGCTGCGGCGGAGCAGCCAGCCGATGGGGAAAGGCGGCCGCCGACGAGGGAGCTCCGGACCGCGGCGAGGCAGCTTCCGATCGCGGCGGGGAAGGGCGACCAAAGAGGGGATCTGGCTCTCGATTGGAGCGGCGCAGGCAACCTCCGGGGAAGGACGCCGGAGATGCGGACGGCGGAGGAGCCTGGCGAAGGGAAGGAGCGACGGAGAAAGACGACGACCCGAGCGATTTCAAAGCAGGGGCAGTTTTGTAA